Below is a window of Halarcobacter anaerophilus DNA.
ACATTGATATATCGTTTTAGCATAGTCTCAAGAGATTTTAGAGTTTCATATTTTGGCTGTAGTGTATTAAAGCTGTTTTCCAAAGCTTTATGTATGTTTTCATCATATTTATACTGCTCTAGTTTTGCCAGTTCATCATTGTTTATTTTGCCCTTTTGCTCTATGGTTTGAAGATGAATGCTTAACTCTTGCAAATCTTTTTGTTTGCTTAGCATTAGAGTGTTTTTATTTGACAGTTCTATTTGCTCTTTTTCTTGAGTTTGTATGCTGTTTTCCCACTCTTTTCTACTCTCTTCTACTATTTTTAATTCAAGTTTTAATTTTGTGATTTTTTCATCTTGAATGTGTTTTATGATACCGTTTAAAGAGTTTATTACATTGTCATACTCTTCTAAAAGAGGTCTGGTACAAGTAGGACAGCTAGACTCTCTGCCCAAAGCTTGGATATTTTCTATTTTTGCCGTCGTATCGTTTATAACTCTTTGTTCGGCAAAGAGTTTTGAGTTTACCTCTTTCTCTTTTGTCTGTATCTCTTGATAAGTGCTTTTGCTTTGATTTATATAAGTATTTATTTGCTTTAGTTTATTACTTAACTCTTCATAGCCCTCGCACTCTTTTTCAAGCTGTGCCAAATCTTTTTTTATCTTTTTATACTGTTCTCTTAGACTCTCCTGCTCTTTTAAAAGTCCCTCTTTTTTAAGGTGATACTCTTTTAGCTGTGTTTGTTCTTTTAGTTTTTGTTGTAGCTCTTCGTATTGTTGTTTGATGGGTTCTAAAGCTTTGTACTCTTTTTGTTTGTTATCCAAATCTTCAAGCTCTTTTGAGAGTTTTGATTGATTTTGTAAAGATGAGTTAATAGAGTTTTTAAGAAGTTCAAGTTCACCAAAGAGTTTTTGCTTTTGCTCTTTTGTTTTATTAAAAACTTCAAGCTCTTTTTTTATATCAATCTCTTTTAGTTTTATACTATCTAACTCTTTGCCTTGGATAACAGAGGCTTTATTTAGCTCTTTTTTCGCCTCAAGATTTTGTTTAATCTGCTCTTTTTTAAGCTCTTTTTCCTCTTTGCTTAGTAGCACTTCCGCAAAAGCTGAAATCTCTCTTTTTAGCTCTCTGCTTTTTTCTATCAATTCTTTTTCTATATAGTCGATTTTTTCCAAGCCCAAAAGCTTTCTTATCATTCTTTTTCTATCTTCAGGCTTGCTGTTGCTAAGACTTGTAAGCTCTTTTTGACTGGCAAAAAGTGTATGAAGAAACGCCTCTTTGTTCATCTTGGTTAGTTTTATAATAGAAGCTGTTACCTCTTTGGCTCCGCTTGTTATTAGTTCACCGTTTTTATAGAGTTTTGCATTTGCAGTTAAGGCTTTGCCTCTAAACTCCCTTACGACTCTATACTCAATGCTATCAAACTCAAAAAGAAGTTCAACTACTACGACATCTTTTGTTGAGGCATTGGCATTTCGCACAATCTCTTTATAACCTCTATCTTTAAACTCTCCGTAAAGGGCAAAAAGTATTGCTTCGAAAATAGTTGATTTTCCGCTACCGTTTTTCCCTATTATTCCTACTAATCCCTCTTCAAAATCTATCTCAAACTTGACATATCTTTTAAAGTTTTCCAAGCAAAGCTTACAAAGTATCATCGTAAGCCTCCTCATATTTTGAAAATAGTTCTTGGATTTTTGGTTTTAAGCGGTCGTATTCTTTGTCTTCACTCTGCTCTTTTATATGCTCTAAAAAATACTCTTCCAAAGACAAAGCTTGAATATCATCCAAAGTTGCACTCTCGTTTGAGTCTTTTTTAAACTCTCTTTTAACCGTCACACTCATGGCGTCGGCAAAGAGTTTTTTTATATCGCTGTTTTGTATATCTATTGACTGCATAGTAGTTAGATTTTGAAGTTTTACTTCTACTATGGCATCTTTTGTATCGCTTAAATCAAGAGTTTCAATACTCTTTTCATACTCTTGACAATCCACCGTTTTAGTAATAATCGGTCGTATTTTTATCTCTTTATATTCAACTTTTACTTTATCATCCAACTCTACAAGAGCATATCCCTTTGAGTTTCTTTTGTCATTTAGACTTGTGCGTTCTGTTGAACCGCTGTAGAAGACGTTTTCATATTTTCCTACATTTCCAAAACCGTGCCAATGCCCCAGTGCCACATAATCCATCTTTTCAAAAAGATACTCTTTTGAACTTGGATATACCCACTCTCCAAACTCCTGCATCAAATACCAAGCCCCTACACTACAGTGCATCATCATAATATTTTTTTTAGTGCTGTTTATATTATCTTCACATAGATTTATCTGCTCTTGGGCTTTGGTTTCATCATTCATGTGAGGAAGCGTATGAAAGATGATATTGTCAAACTCTACTTTTTTGTACTCTTGTTCATAAGATACATATACATTTTCAAAATCTTCAAAAATCTTTAAAATTGGACTGCTTAGGTTTGTTCTTGGTGTTGAGTGATTACCTGCAATCATAATAATAGGAATATTTAAAGCATTTAGCCTTTTAAACTCTTTTAGAGCAAAGGTTATGGCTCTGTTGCTTGGAGAGCTTCTATGAAACAAATCTCCCGTATGTATTACAAAATCAGGTTTTAGTTTTTCTATATCCTCTACAACTTGTGAGAAAGCATCGTAGAAGTCTGCTTCTCTTTGGTTTATATTCTCTTCATTTACAATATCTAAATCATTGTAACCCAAATGCGTATCACTAAAATGTATTATTTTCAATTTTATCTCTTAATCTCTTATTTGATAACTATTATATAATTTGTATTATTAATTATTATTATAAAAGAAGCCCAAATTTCGATATTTAGGTCTTTGCGTCACTTTTTTGTGACGAAATAAATAAAATTTTATTAGATATAAAATATTTTCTTATTTTATATAAAGTTTCTCTTTCATCTTTTTTATATAAACAATTTAGTATTATAAATCTCTTTTTTATCATGTATTAATAATTATTATTGAAAGGATTAAATATTGAAAAAAACTAATAAACATATTAAAAAATTTTCAAACTATGCTTTGGTAGGTGGACTTGGTGCTTTTTTAATCACAGGCTTGGCAGGGTGTGAAGATAAAAGTTCAAATAACCAAAATCAAGGTCAAAACGGAGCTGTTTCTCAAGCAACACAAAAACAAAATGCTTTTGTAATCGTTGAACAAACTGCCCAAGGTCAGTATAAAATTGCAGAAGAGTTTCCGGCAAATAAAACAACTATTGTTTTAAGAAGTCCTGACGGAACTGAAAGAATTTTATCACAAGAAGAGATTGATAAACTTGTAAAAGATGAAGCTGCTAAAATCGATGCAGGAACTTCAGGTCTTACAAATCCACAAATGAGTGAGGGAATGGGACTTGGTGGAGTTTTATTATCTTCTATTGCAGGAGCAATGCTGGGTTCTTGGATCGGTAATAAACTATTTAACAATCAAAACTATCAAAACCAAAGAAAAGCTCAATATAAATCACCGCAAACATACAGCAGATCTCAAAGCTCTTTTTCAAAAGCTAAAACAGCTACAAGCAGCAGCACTAAAAAAAGCGGTTTCTTCGGAAGTAAATCGGGAACTTCAAAATCAGGCTCTTTCTTTGGAAGCGGCTCTAGAACATTTGGTGGATGATTAAATGAAACTACAAAAAATAAAAGCTCTTACAAATGAATATTTAGAGTCTATAGGTTTTGTCTGGCATACGGATGAAGATAATAGTTCATATGTAGCAAACGAGATTATTCAAATTAGTGAAGATGAAGCAAATGCCTATTACGAAGCTGCAAATGAGCTTTATGATATGTTTTGTGAAGCAGGAGATTATGTAATTGAAAATGACCTTTTCCATGAAATAAATATCCCTTTTAATCTAGTCGAAGTTATAAAAGAGTCTTGGGAAAACGACGTTCATTGGCATCTTTACTCAAGATTTGATTTGGCAGGCGGAATTGACGGAAAACCTATAAAACTTATTGAGTTTAATGCAGATACTCCAACCTCTTTATTTGAAACTGGAATTATTCAATGGGCTATGTTAAAAGCAAACAATATGGAAGATGCAAGTCAATTTAACAATCTATATGAAGCTTTAAAAGACAACTTCAAAAGAATTATTACTTTAGATACGGAAGTTGACAAGTTTGAAGAGTATTACTCAAAACTAAACTGGAAAATACTCTTTTCTTCAATTTCAAGTTCAAGTGAAGATATAAATACCACAAAACTTCTACAACATATTGCAACAGAAGCTGGATTTAATACGGATTTTGAGTATATTGAAAATGTACAGTTTAGTGATGAAGGTATTTTTAAAGGTGATGAAAATTTTGAATTTTGGTTTAAACTAATTCCTTGGGAAGATATTGCAATCGATGAAAGCGAATTGGCTTTGCTTTTAACTGAAATAGTAAAAAACAAAAAAGCGATTATCTTCAATCCTGCATATACTTTGATGTTCCAATCAAAAGGATTTATGAAAATACTTTGGGATTTATATCCAAATCATCCCCTACTTTTAGAGACTTCATTCTCTCCTTTAGAGGGTAAAAAGCAAGTTGAAAAAAGATGTTTCGGAAGAGAAGGAGCAAATACTAAAATCATAAATCCTGACGGCTCTATTGATGTTGAAACAAAAGGTGAATATGAAGGGCATAAAGCTGTTTATCAAGAGTATGTAGAACTTCCAAAAGATGAAAAAGGAAACTCATATCAAGCAGGTGTTTTTTACGCTTATGAAGGGTGCGGTTTAGGATTTAGAAGAGGCGGAAAAATTTTAAACAATATGTCGAAATTTGTAGGGCATATTATAAAGTAACTAAAAGTTTTTACTTTTAGTTACTAAAACTTTCATAACTTTTTATATATTCATCCATCAAATCAAATTTTAAATTGTGTTCAAACTCCAGTTTTAAATCCATTAGAATAATATCTTTTAAATCAAATTTTTGAAGTTTTACGAAATCTTTTGAAGTAGTTACTATCGTGTAATCTTTATATTTCTCTTTTATAGTTTCCAACTCTTCTTTAGTAAAATCATGATGATCTTCAAAAGCTTCCATTTTGGTTCCTTTAGGTAAAAACTCCAAAACTCTTTTGGGTTTTGAAATGGCTGTCAAAAAAAGCAGTTTCAAAGGCAATACGTTTATTATCTCATCATCTTTTACAAAAGTAACAACCCGTCTGAAATCAACTCCCTCTTTTAGCTCCAAATCAGCAAAAGAGTAAGCCATCTTAGGTTCTCTGTAACCGCCGCTTGGCAGACAAAAAATATTCGTAGGCTCTATTTTGGGACGAATTAAAATATCAAATTTTTTTATATCGTATTTTGAAAAACCGTCATCCAAAAAAACTATTTTGCAGCCTAATTCTTTTGCTTTTAAAATAGCTTTTTTTCTATCTTCACTTACTATAACAGTGGCATTTGGCAAAGCTTTGGATAAAAGCATTGCTTCATCACCGCTTGTTTTTACGTCTTCTAAAATTTTTCCCTTTTGAGAGATTACAAAAAGCCCTTTTGACTCTCTTGCGTATCCTCTTAAAATAACCGCTACATTTTCGTATTTTCTTGCAAGTTCTATAGTAAGCGGTGTTTTCCCGCTTCCTCCTACAATAATATTTCCAACGGATATCACGGGTATTCCAAAGTCAATCTGTTTTGCACTTGCTCTTTTTAAAGCAATTACAAGCATATATACAAAAGTCAGCGGTAATAAAATAAAAGAGATAACTCTTTGAAAGAAGTTAGGGTAGAAGAGATAATCTTCAACCCATAAAAAGATTTTTTGCTTCAAATGTTAAACCCATTCAGAAGCTATTTCTATAATTTGGTCACAAATGTAATTTGCTTCTTCATCTGTAAGTCCCGGATACATAGGTATTGATAAAATTTGTTGATATGATGTTAAGGCAGAACTAAACTCCGTAATTTTGATAGAGTATTTATTTTTATAGTATGATAAAAGATGTAAAGGAATATAGTTAAGCCCCGTTGCTATTCCTTTCTCTTTTAAAGCTCTTGCAAAAGCATCTCTGTTTCTTGAGATTTTGATAATAAACTGTGTAAAGATATGTTCATCTTTATGAGAAGGTATTGTTACGTGTTTAATACCCGATAATCTATCTTTATAAATTTTTGCAATCTCTTTTCTTCTTTTTATAAACTTGTTTGTTTTTTTAAGCTGTGCAAGTGAAAAAGCCGCATCAAGTTCCGAAATATCATATTTATGTCCGATATCAACAACGTCATAAATATAATCCAAGTTCCCAAAATCATCGTATGTAGTAGTAATTGCATGAGTTCTAAGAAGTTTTGCACGATCTGCAATCTCTTCGTTGTTTGTTACTATAATACCTGATCTACTAACTGAATACTTACCGTTTGAAGGGTTTGTAGAGAAAATAGTCATATCAGCTCTTAAGCTTCCTACGGTCTCATCATTATATGTAACTCCAAGTGCACAAGTAGCATCTTCAATAAGAATAATCCCGTATTTTTCCGCAATATCGTAAATTCTGTCTAAATCAGGTGTTTGCCCTGCTACAAAAGTTATGATTGCACCTCTTAATTTTTTTGTTTTATTTTCAGCCAAAGCCTTTTCAAACTTATTTACGTCAATATTCATATCATCTGTATTTATATCAATAAAAATAGGCTCCGCATCAAAGTGTCTTACAACTTCGGGAACATTTACAAAAGAGTTAACAGACATTAGAATTTTATCACCTCTTTTAAGCTTAATAGCACTTAAAGCAAGATGAATAGCAGATGTTGCATTGCAAGTGGCAACTGCATATTTTGCACCGACAAAATTTGCCATATTTTCTTCAAATTCTATTACTTTGTTTTCATCTTTATTAAGCTCCAATACAGACTTAATC
It encodes the following:
- a CDS encoding DNA repair exonuclease; translation: MKIIHFSDTHLGYNDLDIVNEENINQREADFYDAFSQVVEDIEKLKPDFVIHTGDLFHRSSPSNRAITFALKEFKRLNALNIPIIMIAGNHSTPRTNLSSPILKIFEDFENVYVSYEQEYKKVEFDNIIFHTLPHMNDETKAQEQINLCEDNINSTKKNIMMMHCSVGAWYLMQEFGEWVYPSSKEYLFEKMDYVALGHWHGFGNVGKYENVFYSGSTERTSLNDKRNSKGYALVELDDKVKVEYKEIKIRPIITKTVDCQEYEKSIETLDLSDTKDAIVEVKLQNLTTMQSIDIQNSDIKKLFADAMSVTVKREFKKDSNESATLDDIQALSLEEYFLEHIKEQSEDKEYDRLKPKIQELFSKYEEAYDDTL
- a CDS encoding glutathionylspermidine synthase family protein, with the protein product MKLQKIKALTNEYLESIGFVWHTDEDNSSYVANEIIQISEDEANAYYEAANELYDMFCEAGDYVIENDLFHEINIPFNLVEVIKESWENDVHWHLYSRFDLAGGIDGKPIKLIEFNADTPTSLFETGIIQWAMLKANNMEDASQFNNLYEALKDNFKRIITLDTEVDKFEEYYSKLNWKILFSSISSSSEDINTTKLLQHIATEAGFNTDFEYIENVQFSDEGIFKGDENFEFWFKLIPWEDIAIDESELALLLTEIVKNKKAIIFNPAYTLMFQSKGFMKILWDLYPNHPLLLETSFSPLEGKKQVEKRCFGREGANTKIINPDGSIDVETKGEYEGHKAVYQEYVELPKDEKGNSYQAGVFYAYEGCGLGFRRGGKILNNMSKFVGHIIK
- a CDS encoding AAA family ATPase; this translates as MILCKLCLENFKRYVKFEIDFEEGLVGIIGKNGSGKSTIFEAILFALYGEFKDRGYKEIVRNANASTKDVVVVELLFEFDSIEYRVVREFRGKALTANAKLYKNGELITSGAKEVTASIIKLTKMNKEAFLHTLFASQKELTSLSNSKPEDRKRMIRKLLGLEKIDYIEKELIEKSRELKREISAFAEVLLSKEEKELKKEQIKQNLEAKKELNKASVIQGKELDSIKLKEIDIKKELEVFNKTKEQKQKLFGELELLKNSINSSLQNQSKLSKELEDLDNKQKEYKALEPIKQQYEELQQKLKEQTQLKEYHLKKEGLLKEQESLREQYKKIKKDLAQLEKECEGYEELSNKLKQINTYINQSKSTYQEIQTKEKEVNSKLFAEQRVINDTTAKIENIQALGRESSCPTCTRPLLEEYDNVINSLNGIIKHIQDEKITKLKLELKIVEESRKEWENSIQTQEKEQIELSNKNTLMLSKQKDLQELSIHLQTIEQKGKINNDELAKLEQYKYDENIHKALENSFNTLQPKYETLKSLETMLKRYINVKQELENTVKQVVSLNENYDKKEIDYKQIDYNEKNHQNKQKEFDEHIIKKDEKTAQLNKLNVDIATLEGEIKTVQASLDNDDKQLAKVQTKKDDLIDYDKIKISLSEFKTKLNSKVAPRISDIASSMYAQITKGKYQHIEVSNDFDFFIYDEGKKYPIERFSGGEIDLANLVLRIAISKTLNELSGSSQIGFLAFDEVFGSQDEARRMEILEAFHTIKEQYRQIFLISHEMEIKEMFERVVEL
- a CDS encoding UPF0323 family lipoprotein, translated to MKKTNKHIKKFSNYALVGGLGAFLITGLAGCEDKSSNNQNQGQNGAVSQATQKQNAFVIVEQTAQGQYKIAEEFPANKTTIVLRSPDGTERILSQEEIDKLVKDEAAKIDAGTSGLTNPQMSEGMGLGGVLLSSIAGAMLGSWIGNKLFNNQNYQNQRKAQYKSPQTYSRSQSSFSKAKTATSSSTKKSGFFGSKSGTSKSGSFFGSGSRTFGG
- a CDS encoding DegT/DnrJ/EryC1/StrS family aminotransferase; protein product: MKEIPFYQSSIGEEELSQIKSVLELNKDENKVIEFEENMANFVGAKYAVATCNATSAIHLALSAIKLKRGDKILMSVNSFVNVPEVVRHFDAEPIFIDINTDDMNIDVNKFEKALAENKTKKLRGAIITFVAGQTPDLDRIYDIAEKYGIILIEDATCALGVTYNDETVGSLRADMTIFSTNPSNGKYSVSRSGIIVTNNEEIADRAKLLRTHAITTTYDDFGNLDYIYDVVDIGHKYDISELDAAFSLAQLKKTNKFIKRRKEIAKIYKDRLSGIKHVTIPSHKDEHIFTQFIIKISRNRDAFARALKEKGIATGLNYIPLHLLSYYKNKYSIKITEFSSALTSYQQILSIPMYPGLTDEEANYICDQIIEIASEWV
- a CDS encoding tetraacyldisaccharide 4'-kinase, with the protein product MKQKIFLWVEDYLFYPNFFQRVISFILLPLTFVYMLVIALKRASAKQIDFGIPVISVGNIIVGGSGKTPLTIELARKYENVAVILRGYARESKGLFVISQKGKILEDVKTSGDEAMLLSKALPNATVIVSEDRKKAILKAKELGCKIVFLDDGFSKYDIKKFDILIRPKIEPTNIFCLPSGGYREPKMAYSFADLELKEGVDFRRVVTFVKDDEIINVLPLKLLFLTAISKPKRVLEFLPKGTKMEAFEDHHDFTKEELETIKEKYKDYTIVTTSKDFVKLQKFDLKDIILMDLKLEFEHNLKFDLMDEYIKSYESFSN